In Betta splendens chromosome 22, fBetSpl5.4, whole genome shotgun sequence, the following proteins share a genomic window:
- the si:ch211-266g18.10 gene encoding trichohyalin isoform X10, with protein sequence MAEGAKSASSTAATAADGAAAQPRASLRAKGVGLLRKVKVSVELLVALVALLSWGVVGVVMFDFVEYKTVPDIQQVIADPVQAVNNAVDEVSSLLHKFQECAPDLSDPMSAATYAAEEISEAKDGFVRYFSDEEGNFYLSYVDPVVIGRGAFHSANDLMGEAAGSFRDTVCAAVDTVLGTITNINKGQTDLSYVDPVVIGRAAFSVTNESICGVMGYIQDMLCRILDSILDVVKGSSDISFMDPVVIGRNVFQSLDDTVSGLVGHIQDALCSVLDSTLDVTKGSTDLSFIDPVVIGRNAFSATNDFTSEITGGIQDVLCSVLDAILDTLKDFQDAVGFHPVSVLKRTAEVTLEPINMLIGYISTSLIGEEGIVPDVSIDPMKVVEDALLEVTDKKDLILAYMSSMLVGDQGEPVATPGVNVVTEKDETVVAPSDMKLIRKEGEFLPPFDKVLLDEMERDAIKEVKEAIIEEEKPKKKPLRAGKDIQKLTIGEAKMKKEEKEVKKQTKEREEAKKLLKEEKKIKKALKEEKEVKKHVKEREEAKKPLKEEKKIKEPRKEEKEVKKRAKEREEAKKHLKEERKRKKPLKEEKELKKQTKEREEAKKTLIEDEKIKKPLKEVKEVKKQPKVREEAMKPLKEDEKMKIPLKEEKEVKKQPKELTEAKKSLKKEKADKKQTKKEEKTKKPFKEEKEQKKLLKEDKEEKKLPAKEKKIKKPHEHVKESKKQLRERKVKKLVIVVKKEKKPLTKPSKKEKQVDKPRVEKIILKPFREDKNITKPSQRNAEDKKPIKEEKLLKQRKEAKTHRVEKVILKALKDDKNITVPPKQDKEVTKPHKEKKVIKEPSKKEKEVKKPQKEKREVRTPHKEKKTKEPSKEKEIKKPQLKKETKKEKEVKTPTKEKKETKQSPKEVKKPHIVEKVILKPLREDKNMTKAPQQKSEVKKPIKKHLKEKKDLMTFLKRKETKKPLKDEKEVKKLPKVEKVVLKPPKEDRNITVPPKQDKEAKESYKKKKETKQPSKEERQDRKSPKEKKETKEPSKEKKEDKKPLKQEKETKQPPKEKKEVKKPHKKEKEVKETTKDKKETKEQSKEKKQPKKPLKEKKELKEPHKEEKKVKEPPKEKELKQSHKEEKKVKEPPKEKELKQSHKEEKKVKEPLKEKKETKEPSKEKKELRKPPKEKKETKQPLKEKKETKQPPREKKETKEPSKEEKETKDSLKEKKEVKAPPKEKKDTKEHPKEKKETKEPPREKKQLKGLLKEENEVKEPAKEKKETKEHPKEKETIEPPKEKKELKELLKEEKEVKEPPKEKKETQEPPKEKKELKEPRKEEKEVKESPQEKKETKLPPKEKKETKEPSRAKKQTKEPPKETKGAKEPPKEKKETKEPPKEKKELKEPLKEEKEVKESPKEKRETKEPSRSKKEAKEPPKEREETKEPSKEKKETKEPLKEKKETKEPPKEKKETKESPKKKKETKEPSKEKKETKEPLKEKKETKEPPKEKKDTKEPHKEEKEVKESFKEKMEGTKPPKEKKELKEPLKEEKEVKEPPKEKKETKEPPKEKKELKEPRKEDKEVKESPKEKKETKLPPKEKKETKEPSRAKKQTKEPPKETKGAKEPPKEKKETKEPPKEKKELKEPLKEEKEVKESPKEKRETKEPSRSKKEAKEPPKERKETKEPFKERKETKEPLKEKKETKEPPKEKKETKEPPKEKKETKEPPKEKKEIKEPSKEKKETKEPFKEKKETKEPPKEKKETKEPPKEKKETKEPLKEKKETKEPPKEKKETKEPHKEEKEVKESFKEEMEGTKPPKEKKELKEPLKEKKETKEPSRAKKETKEPPKEKKENNEHPKEQKELKEPHKEEKEVKEPLEEKKELKEPHKEDREVKKPSEEKRETKETPKKVKEHKKPYKHEKETKDPHKEKTDKKLQQETKEVKKPAIKEKYISKPPEEKKLPKDDVTKPPKDEKELKKTLKETKEVKETPKVEKDKRPFKEIETKKLTEEQKEVKKPSKEGKTLKLTLSPKEHRELSIKAEKVPQKLEKDVDKPKMAATRVKVVRKDVVSVLKKEHHNITKAEVPRDKAKAAPKKKGPVEKVVLDKEAKVKAVSVKKTEVSKLKRKAAVTKREPAPLKTKPTQTLKAETPPKNVSLPTEKVKVVPLKKVAAVLKEKKVEPVILKKAPVIKAKLKPAAQKKETEVKPVLVKKVTVQEVRKERPKPAAERKAPSKTEQEARKEKVKSLLKKKEPKAAVEKVRRAVTKGGAATLKAKPKRVHVKKELEPPREKEKPVAVKKVGKTEPEVSKVKATTPVTVKDKPVEKKYKEEKTKVDRVLKEIQVSAKKEKPVEKKEEKVKEPAVSDSFFMEEELPYFQCFFVDEDEAQFPFYAFSPLQL encoded by the exons ATGGCTGAAG gAGCCAAATCAGCCTCCTCCACTGCGGCCACTGCGGCCGATGGAGCGGCAGCTCAACCGAGGGCCTCCCTCAGGGCCAAAGGTGTGGGACTCCTCCGGAAGGTCAAGGTGtccgtggagctgctggttgcGCTGGTGGCTCTTCTGTCCTGGGGGGTTGTGGGAGTGGTGATGTTTGACTTTGTGGAGTACAAGACCGTCCCTG ACATTCAGCAAGTGATTGCGGACCCTGTTCAAGCCGTGAACAACGCCGTTGACGAAGTTTCCAGTCTGCTCCATAAGTTTCAAG AATGTGCTCCTGATCTAAGCGACCCCATGTCTGCCGCCACCTACGCAGCTGAGGAAATATCGGAAGCAAAAGACGGATTCGTCCGATATTTTTCAGATGAGGAGG GAAACTTCTACCTCAGCTACGTGGACCCTGTGGTGATCGGCAGAGGAGCTTTCCATTCGGCTAATGACTTGATGGGTGAAGCAGCGGGCTCCTTCAGGGACACAGTGTGTGCTGCGGTGGACACCGTTCTGGGCACTATCACGAATATAAATAAAG gacaaactgacctcagctACGTTGACCCTGTGGTCATAGGCAGAGCTGCCTTCAGTGTTACTAATGAGTCCATCTGTGGGGTGATGGGCTACATCCAGGACATGCTCTGCAGGATTCTAGACTCTATTCTGGATGTCGTTAAAG GATCCTCTGATATTAGCTTCATGGACCCTGTGGTTATAGGGAGGAATGTCTTCCAGAGTCTTGATGACACTGTGAGTGGATTAGTGGGCCACATCCAGGACGCGCTGTGCTCAGTCTTAGACAGCACACTGGATGTCACAAAAG GATCCACTGACCTTAGCTTCATCGACCCTGTGGTTATTGGCAGAAATGCCTTCAGTGCCACTAATGACTTTACTAGTGAAATAACAGGAGGCATCCAGGatgtgctctgttcagtcctgGATGCAATACTGGACACATTAAAAG ACTTCCAGGACGCTGTGGGATTCCATCCTGTCTCAGTTCTCAAGAGAACTGCAGAGGTCACCTTAGAACCAATAAACATGCTCATAGGCTACATCTCCACGTCACTGATTGGAGAAGAAG GCATCGTGCCTGATGTTTCCATTGACCCCATGAAGGTTGTGGAAGATGCTTTGTTGGAGGTCACAGACAAGAAGGATTTGATCTTGGCCTACATGTCGAGCATGCTTGTTGGGGATCAAG GTGAGCCTGTTGCCACTCCAGGTGTAAATGTAGTAACAGAAAAAG aTGAAACTGTAGTTGCACCGTCTGATATGAAATTGATAAGAAAAGAAG gtgaattcctgcccccCTTTGACAAAG TTCTCCTAGATGAAATGGAACGAGATGCCATAAAAGAAGTTAAGGAAGCCATTATTGAAG AAGAAAAGCCAAAGAAGAAACCCCTGAGAGCAGGGAAAGATATCCAGAAACTGACTATAGGAGAagctaaaatgaaaaaagaagagaaggaagtcAAGAAACAAACTAAAGAAAGGGAGGAAGCAAAGAAACTTCtcaaagaagagaagaaaataaagaaggctctcaaagaagagaaggaagtcAAGAAACATGttaaagaaagagaggaagcaaAGAAACCTCttaaagaagagaagaaaataaaagaacctcgcaaagaagagaaagaagtcAAGAAACGTGCTAAAGAAAGGGAGGAAGCAAAGAAACATCTCaaagaagagaggaaaaggaagaagcctctcaaagaagagaaagaactcaagaaacaaactaaagagagggaggaagcaaaGAAAACTCTCATAGAAGACGAGAAGATAAAGAAACCTCTCAAAGAAGTGAAGGAAGTCAAGAAACAACCCAAAGTAAGGGAAGAAGCAATGAAACCTCTTAAAGAAGACGAGAAAATGAAGATACCTCTcaaagaagagaaggaagttAAGAAACAACCCAAAGAATTGACTGAAGCAAAGAAATCTCtgaaaaaagagaaagcagacaaaaaacaaaccaaaaaggaggagaagacaaAGAAACCTTTTAAAGAAGAGAAGGAACAAAAGAAGCTTCTCAAAGAAGACAAGGAAGAAAAGAAACTTCctgcaaaagagaaaaaaatcaagAAACCACATGAACATGTAAAGGAATCTAAAAAACAACTTAGAGAGAGGAAAGTAAAGAAACTTGTCATAGTAGTCAAGAAGGAAAAGAAACCTCTCACAAAACCATctaaaaaagagaaacaagtcGATAAACCTCGAGTAGAAAAAATAATCTTAAAACCGTTTAGAGaagataaaaacatcacaaagcCATCACAACGAAACGCAGAAGATAAGAAACCTATTAAGGAAGAGAAGCTTcttaaacaaagaaaagaagcCAAGACTCACAGAGtagaaaaagtaattttaaAAGCTCTCAAAGATGATAAGAACATCACAGTGCCACCTAAACAAGATAAAGAAGTCACAAAacctcacaaagaaaagaaggtaATCAAAGAACCATCCAAAAAAGAGAAGGAGGTTAAGAAACctcaaaaagaaaagagggaagtCAGGACacctcacaaagaaaagaaaacgaaAGAACCATCCAAAGAAAAGGAAATCAAGAAACCTCAATTAAAGAAGGAAACCAAAAAAGAGAAGGAAGTCAAGACTCCtaccaaagaaaagaaggaaaccaaACAATCTCCCAAAGAGGTTAAAAAACCTCACATAGTAGAAAAAGTGATCTTAAAACCTCTCAGAGAagataaaaacatgacaaaagcCCCACAACAAAAATCAGAAGTCAAGAAACCAAtcaaaaaacatctgaaagaaaagaaagaccTTATGACATTTCttaaaaggaaagaaacaaagaaacctCTTAAAGATGAGAAAGAAGTTAAAAAGCTGCCCAAGGTAGAAAAAGTAGTCCTGAAACCTCCCAAAGAAGATAGAAACATCACAGTACCACCTAAACAAGATAAAGAGGCTAAGGAGtcttataaaaaaaagaaggaaaccaaACAACCATCTAAAGAAGAGAGGCAAGACAGGAAATCCccaaaagaaaagaaggaaaccaaagaaccttctaaggaaaagaaagaagataaGAAACCTCTCAAACAAGAAAAGGAAACCAAACAACCTCctaaagaaaagaaggaagttaagaaaccacacaaaaaagagaaGGAAGTCAAGGAAACTACCAAGGATAAGAAGGAAACCAAAGAACAAtctaaagaaaagaaacaacctAAGAAACCtctcaaagaaaagaaggaactaAAGGAACCACACAAGGAAGAGAAGAAAGTCAAGgaacctcccaaagaaaaggaactaaaacaatcacacaaagaagagaagaaagtcaaggaacctcccaaagaaaaggaactaaaacaatcacacaaagaagagaagaaagtcAAGGAACCtctcaaagaaaagaaggaaactAAAGAACCAtctaaagaaaagaaagaacttAGGAAACCTCCCAAGGAAAAGAAGGAAACCAAACAACCACTTAAGGAAAAGAAGGAAACCAAACAACCACctagagaaaagaaagaaaccaaagaaccatctaaagaagaaaaagaaaccaAAGATTCACttaaagaaaagaaggaagtcAAGGCACctcccaaagaaaagaaggacacCAAAGAACatcccaaagaaaagaaagagaccAAAGAACCTCCCAGAGAAAAGAAACAACTAAAAGGACTACTCAAAGAAGAGAACGAAGTCAAGGAACCtgccaaagaaaagaaggaaaccaaAGAACATCCCAAAGAAAAGGAGACCATAGAACCTCcgaaagaaaagaaggaactaAAAGAACTACTcaaagaagagaaggaagtcaaggaacctcccaaagaaaagaaagaaacccaagaacctcccaaagaaaagaaggaactaAAAGAACCACggaaagaagagaaggaagtcAAGGAATCTCCCcaagaaaagaaggaaaccaaACTACCACctaaggaaaaaaaggagaccAAAGAACCATCTAGAGCAAAGAAGCAAACCAAAGAACCTCCCAAAGAAACGAAGGGAGCTAAAGAACctcccaaagaaaaaaaagaaaccaaagagcctcccaaagaaaagaaggaactaAAAGAACCACTcaaagaagagaaggaagtcAAGGAATCTCCCAAAGAAAAGAGGGAAACCAAAGAACCATCTAGATCAAAGAAGGAAGCCAAAGAACCTCCCAAAGAAAGGGAGGAAACCAAAGAACCttccaaagaaaagaaggaaaccaaagaacctctcaaagaaaagaaagaaaccaaagaacctcccaaagaaaagaaagaaaccaaagaaTCTcccaaaaaaaagaaggaaacaaaagaaccttccaaagaaaagaaggaaaccaaagaacctctcaaagaaaagaaagaaaccaaagaacctcccaaagaaaagaaagataccaaagaaccacacaaagaagagaaggaagtcAAGGAATCTTTCAAAGAAAAGATGGAAGGTACGAAACctcccaaagaaaagaaggaactaAAAGAACCACTcaaagaagagaaggaagtcaaggaacctcccaaagaaaagaaagaaaccaaagaacctcccaaagaaaagaaggaactaAAAGAACCACGCAAAGAAGATAAGGAAGTCAAGGAATctcccaaagaaaagaaggaaaccaaACTACCACCTAAGGAAAAGAAGGAGACCAAAGAACCATCTAGAGCAAAGAAGCAAACCAAAGAACCTCCCAAAGAAACGAAGGGAGCCAAAGAACctcccaaagaaaaaaaagaaaccaaagagcctcccaaagaaaagaaggaactaAAAGAACCACTcaaagaagagaaggaagtcAAGGAATCTCCCAAAGAAAAGAGGGAAACCAAAGAACCATCTAGATCAAAGAAGGAAGCCAAAGAACCTCccaaagaaaggaaggaaaccaaagaacctttcaaagaaaggaaggaaaccaaagaacctctcaaagaaaagaaagaaaccaaagaacctcccaaagaaaagaaagaaaccaaagaacctcccaaagaaaagaaagaaaccaaagaacctcccaaagaaaagaaggaaatcAAAGAACCttccaaagaaaagaaggaaaccaaagaacctttcaaagaaaagaaagaaaccaaagaacctcccaaagaaaagaaagaaaccaaagaacctcccaaagaaaagaaggaaaccaaagaacctctcaaagaaaagaaagaaaccaaagaacctcccaaagaaaagaaagaaaccaaagaaccacacaaagaagagaaggaagtcAAGGAATCTTTCAAAGAAGAGATGGAAGGGACGAAACctcccaaagaaaagaaggaactaAAAGAACCactcaaagaaaagaaggaaaccaaAGAACCTTCTAGAGCAAAGAAGGAAACCAAAgaacctcccaaagaaaagaaggaaaacaatGAACATCCCAAAGAACAGAAGGAACTAAAAGAACCAcacaaagaagagaaggaagtcAAGGAACCCCTCGAAGAAAAGAAGGAACTAAAGGAACCACACAAAGAAGATAGGGAAGTTAAGAAACCTTctgaagaaaagagagaaacaaaagagaCACCTAAAAAAGTGAAGGAACATAAGAAACCTTACAAACACGAAAAGGAAACCAAAGATCCACACAAAGAGAAGACAGATAAAAAACtacaacaagaaacaaaggaAGTCAAGAAACctgcaataaaagaaaaatatatctCAAAGCCACCTGAAGAAAAGAAACTCCCTAAAGATGATGTCACAAAACCACCTAAAGACGAGAAAGAACTGAAAAAaaccctaaaagaaacaaaggaagTCAAGGAAACACCCAAAGTTGAAAAAGATAAAAGACCTTTCAAAGAAATAGAGACCAAGAAATTAACTGAAGAACAGAAGGAAGTAAAGAAACCATCCAAAGAGGGAAAAACACTCAAACTAACTTTATCACCTAAAGAACACAGAGAACTGTCTATAAAGGCAGAAAAAGTACCACAGAAGCTGGAAAAAGATGTAGACAAACCTAAAATGGCTGCAACAAGGGTGAAAGTGGTCAGGAAGGATGTTGTATCTGTTCTAAAGAAGGAACATCACAACATCACAAAAGCAG AAGTTCCAAGGGACAAGGCCAAAGCAGCGCCCAAAAAGAAAG GCCCAGTTGAAAAGGTCGTATTGGACAAAG aaGCCAAAGTCAAAGCAGTATCTGTAAAGAAAA CTGAGGTTTCAAAACTGAAGCGTAAAGCAGCCGTGACAAAGAGAG AACCTGCTCCACTCAAGACAAAACCAACCCAAACACTTAAAG cagaaacaccGCCAAAAAATGTCTCGCTACCAAcagagaaggtgaaggtggTCCCATTAAAGAAAG TAGCTGCAGTTCTAAAGGAGAAAAAGGTGGAGCCAGTAATTCTCaaaaaag CACCTGTTATCAAGGCAAAACTAAAACCTGCTGCCCAGAAGAAAG AAACTGAGGTGAAGCCAGTTCTGGTCAAAAAAG TTACAGTACAAGAAGTTAGAAAGGAAAGGCCCAAACCAGCTGCGGAAAGAAAAG CTCCGTCTAAAACAGAGCAAGaagcaagaaaagaaaaagtcaaATCCCTCCTAAAGAAGAAAG AGCCtaaagcagcagtggagaaagtCAGACGTGCTGTAACTAAA GGTGGTGCAGCCACGTTGAAGGCAAAGCCCAAACGAGTCCATGTGAAGAAAG AACTGGAGCCTCctagagaaaaggaaaagcctGTTGCAGTGAAGAAA GTTGGTAAAACAGAGCCTGAGGTTTCAAAAGTCAAGGCTACAACCCCTGTAACAGTGAAAG ATAAACCTGTTGAGAAGAAATATAAAGAGGAGAAGACTAAAG TAGACAGAGTTCTGAAAGAGATCCAGGTGTCTGCAAAGAAAG AAAAACCAGTtgaaaagaaggaggagaaagtaaaag agcccGCTGTGTCCGACAGCTTCTTCATGGAAG aggagctgcccTACTTCCAGTGCTTCTTcgtggacgaggacgaggcccAGTTTCCCTTCTACGCCTTCTCGCCGCTGCAGCTGTGA